In Actinomadura citrea, a single window of DNA contains:
- a CDS encoding nitrate- and nitrite sensing domain-containing protein: MRFRNSRLRTKIAALLVSLTALWAFAAWVTLREGVNLLFVSTLDSVVAPSDPLLVELQQERRLTVTMLASGQRRPDVLAAQRARTDKERAIVVEKAGSGSVRRAADDEMDQRLDAMVRLLGRLDGDRRSIDAGAFDRRHIIDVYSDTIESIFHMYDGTTTLDDRGFTSDLRAEIAVNRSWELLSQEDALVAGVLASGRITPVDQMDIAKAVGARRLNYERALVDLEGADRQAWNELNANKRLTTVSALEDVLLQRTKTHGPRMSAEQWRGATDPALAQMRKTIQDAGDRLVERATPIATWVIIRLLLAGGLGLLAVIASIVVSITTARALVRQLERLRGAAWELAEQRLPGVVERLGHGEKVDVEVEAPPLRFGNDEIGQVGRAFNAVQETAIRTAVEQAELRRGIRDVLLSLARRTQTLVHRQLTMLDTMERRRDIETKELEELFRLDHLATRMRRNAENLIVLSGALPARGWRNSVPMVDVVRAAVGEVEDYTRVTVLPFGPVELAGRSVGDVTHLLAELIENAVSFSPPDTIVQVGGHLVASGFAIDIEDRGLGMTDEKLAEINGRIADPPDFNLQSSVQLGLFVVSKLAERYNLQVSLKRSAYGGTTAVVVIPRELIVEQGPAQVPAGTTTTNGLEVRRPAAVGAASGAAIRSASPTVTLPPAGTGPQPVGPALVAVPPPAAEPLPVRPAGGTAPETEPEAATPAGHGDPADGARPDPIEPEDLPPVPDISTTPSGLPVRVPQANLAEPLRTDEPVAADEQDEQEDPGRSPEEIQRIMGSYQRGTQRGRVDAAEALGTNAAEGEAEQ, from the coding sequence ATGCGTTTCCGCAACTCACGGCTGCGGACCAAGATTGCGGCCCTGCTGGTCTCGTTGACAGCGCTGTGGGCCTTCGCCGCCTGGGTGACGTTGCGCGAAGGCGTGAACCTGCTCTTCGTGAGCACCCTGGACAGCGTCGTGGCCCCGAGCGACCCGCTGCTCGTCGAACTGCAGCAAGAGCGCCGCCTCACCGTGACCATGCTCGCGTCCGGCCAACGGCGGCCCGACGTCCTCGCCGCCCAGCGCGCCCGCACCGACAAGGAGCGGGCCATCGTCGTCGAGAAGGCCGGCAGCGGCTCGGTCCGCCGCGCCGCCGACGACGAGATGGACCAGCGGCTCGACGCGATGGTCCGGCTGCTCGGCCGGCTCGACGGCGACCGCCGTTCGATCGACGCGGGCGCCTTCGACCGCCGGCACATCATCGACGTCTACTCCGACACCATCGAGTCGATCTTCCACATGTACGACGGGACGACGACGCTCGACGACAGGGGCTTCACCTCCGACCTGCGCGCGGAGATCGCCGTCAACCGGTCCTGGGAGCTGCTGTCCCAGGAGGACGCGCTCGTCGCCGGCGTCCTGGCGTCCGGCCGGATCACCCCGGTCGACCAGATGGACATCGCCAAGGCCGTCGGCGCCCGGCGCCTCAACTACGAGCGCGCCCTGGTCGACCTGGAGGGCGCGGACCGGCAGGCCTGGAACGAGCTGAACGCCAACAAGCGGCTCACCACCGTCAGCGCCCTGGAGGACGTGCTCCTCCAGCGGACGAAGACGCACGGCCCCCGCATGAGCGCCGAGCAGTGGCGCGGCGCGACCGATCCCGCGCTCGCCCAGATGCGCAAGACCATCCAGGACGCCGGAGACCGGCTGGTGGAGCGCGCCACTCCCATCGCCACCTGGGTCATCATCCGGCTGCTGCTCGCCGGTGGACTCGGCCTCCTCGCGGTCATCGCGTCCATCGTCGTGTCGATCACCACGGCGCGCGCCCTCGTCCGGCAGCTGGAGCGGCTGCGCGGCGCCGCGTGGGAGCTCGCCGAGCAGCGGCTGCCCGGCGTCGTGGAGCGGCTCGGGCACGGCGAGAAGGTGGACGTCGAGGTCGAGGCGCCGCCGCTGCGGTTCGGCAACGACGAGATCGGTCAGGTGGGCCGCGCGTTCAACGCCGTCCAGGAGACCGCGATCCGCACCGCCGTCGAGCAGGCGGAACTGCGCCGCGGCATCCGGGACGTCCTGCTGAGCCTGGCCCGCCGCACCCAGACGCTGGTGCACCGGCAGCTCACCATGCTGGACACGATGGAGCGCCGCCGCGACATCGAGACCAAGGAGCTGGAGGAGCTGTTCCGGCTCGACCACCTCGCGACCCGCATGCGGCGCAACGCCGAGAACCTCATCGTGCTCTCCGGCGCCCTCCCGGCCCGAGGCTGGCGCAACTCCGTCCCGATGGTGGACGTCGTACGCGCCGCCGTCGGCGAGGTCGAGGACTACACCCGCGTCACCGTCCTGCCGTTCGGCCCGGTCGAGCTGGCCGGACGCTCGGTCGGTGACGTCACCCACCTGCTGGCCGAGCTGATCGAGAACGCCGTGTCGTTCTCCCCGCCCGACACCATCGTGCAGGTCGGCGGGCACCTGGTCGCCAGCGGCTTCGCCATCGACATCGAGGACCGCGGGCTCGGCATGACCGACGAGAAGCTCGCCGAGATCAACGGGCGGATCGCCGACCCGCCCGACTTCAACCTGCAGAGCTCGGTCCAGCTCGGCCTGTTCGTGGTCAGCAAGCTCGCCGAGCGCTACAACCTGCAGGTCTCGCTGAAGCGGTCCGCCTACGGCGGCACGACCGCGGTCGTCGTGATCCCCAGGGAGCTGATCGTCGAGCAGGGCCCGGCGCAGGTCCCGGCCGGCACCACCACCACGAACGGCCTGGAGGTCCGGCGCCCGGCCGCCGTCGGCGCCGCGTCCGGCGCCGCGATCCGCTCCGCCTCCCCCACGGTGACGCTCCCCCCGGCGGGCACCGGACCGCAGCCCGTCGGCCCCGCCCTCGTGGCGGTCCCCCCGCCGGCCGCGGAGCCGCTGCCCGTCCGGCCCGCCGGCGGCACCGCCCCCGAAACAGAGCCCGAGGCCGCCACGCCCGCGGGGCACGGCGACCCCGCGGACGGCGCACGTCCCGACCCCATCGAGCCGGAGGACCTGCCACCCGTGCCCGACATCTCCACCACACCGTCCGGTCTCCCCGTCCGAGTGCCGCAGGCGAACCTGGCCGAACCCCTGCGCACCGATGAGCCCGTCGCCGCCGACGAGCAGGACGAGCAGGAGGACCCGGGCCGCTCCCCCGAGGAGATCCAGCGGATCATGGGTTCCTACCAGCGCGGCACCCAGCGGGGCCGCGTCGACGCGGCGGAGGCCCTCGGCACCAACGCAGCGGAAGGCGAGGCAGAGCAGTGA
- a CDS encoding roadblock/LC7 domain-containing protein, with protein sequence MTQKTGSSSDLGWLLDDLVHRLPHARSAVVLSADGLLMASSEGMTQDDGEHLAAVAAGIQSLAKGAGTRFGGGPVRQTIVEMASAFLLVTVAGKGACLAVLASEEVDVGLTAYEMAMLVTAMGHHLTSPSRSESAQEGRPA encoded by the coding sequence GTGACGCAGAAGACCGGTTCCTCCTCCGATCTGGGCTGGCTGCTGGACGACCTGGTCCACCGGCTGCCGCACGCCCGCAGCGCGGTCGTGCTCTCGGCGGACGGCCTGCTCATGGCGTCCTCCGAGGGCATGACGCAGGACGACGGCGAGCACCTCGCCGCCGTCGCCGCCGGCATCCAGAGCCTCGCCAAGGGCGCCGGGACCCGCTTCGGCGGCGGGCCCGTCCGCCAGACGATCGTCGAGATGGCCTCGGCGTTCCTGCTGGTCACGGTCGCCGGCAAGGGCGCCTGCCTTGCCGTCCTGGCCAGCGAGGAGGTCGACGTCGGCCTCACCGCCTACGAGATGGCGATGCTCGTCACGGCCATGGGCCACCACCTCACCTCGCCGTCGCGTTCGGAGTCCGCGCAGGAGGGGCGCCCGGCATGA
- a CDS encoding GTP-binding protein: MVSGPSRRDVRARRLPTAVKIVIAGGFGVGKTTMVGTVSETRPLRTEELLTDESVGIDDISGVERKQTTTVAMDFGRITMRNEYVLYLFGTPGQERFWFMWDEVSLGALGAVVLADTRRLSDCFPSVDYFERRGTPFIVAVNCFEGAQRYDLTEIQMALNLGPKVPVMLCDARSLGSCKEVLIDLVLHAMKTRGLTEEPEPQKA, encoded by the coding sequence ATGGTCTCCGGGCCCTCTAGGCGCGACGTCCGCGCCCGCCGGCTCCCCACCGCGGTCAAGATCGTGATCGCGGGCGGATTCGGGGTCGGCAAGACCACGATGGTGGGCACGGTCTCGGAGACCCGCCCCCTGCGCACCGAGGAGTTGCTGACCGACGAGAGCGTCGGCATCGACGACATCTCCGGGGTGGAACGCAAGCAGACCACCACGGTCGCGATGGACTTCGGCCGCATCACGATGCGCAACGAGTACGTCCTCTACCTGTTCGGTACCCCCGGCCAGGAGCGCTTCTGGTTCATGTGGGACGAGGTCTCGCTCGGCGCGCTCGGCGCCGTCGTCCTCGCCGACACCCGCCGCCTGTCGGACTGCTTCCCGTCCGTCGACTACTTCGAGCGCCGCGGCACCCCGTTCATCGTCGCCGTGAACTGCTTCGAGGGCGCCCAGCGCTACGACCTGACGGAGATCCAGATGGCCCTGAACCTGGGCCCCAAGGTCCCCGTCATGCTCTGCGACGCCCGCAGCCTGGGCTCCTGCAAAGAGGTCCTCATCGACCTCGTCCTCCACGCCATGAAAACCCGCGGCCTCACAGAAGAACCAGAACCCCAAAAAGCCTGA
- the nuoN gene encoding NADH-quinone oxidoreductase subunit NuoN produces MSTTSQVSAVLAQGGDIPAPHIEYGQIAPLLLVLGVAVVGVLVEAFVGRSARYYVQVPLAFLGLAGAFGWTIALAWRDNPHHVAAEGALGVDGPTLFIQGTILVLALVSLLLIAERGEGRAGGHFAAQASALPGSEAEQRTTEAGFTQTEVFPLMMFAVGGMVMFPAANDLLTMFVALEVMSLPLYLLCGLARRRRLLSQEAAVKYFLLGAFSSAFFLYGAALLYGYAGSVRLSDISVQIGKDAGSETLLLAGVALLSVGLLFKLGGVPFHMWKPDVYQGAPTPITALMASCTVVAAFGGILRVYYVAFETLKWDWRPLMWGVAILTMVAGSIIAITQTDIKRMLAYSSIAHAGFLLMGVIASSADGLSSTMFYLVAYGFTSIGAFAVVTMVRDAGGEAGHLSRWAGLGKRSPVVAGVFAFFLLGFAGIPLTSGFTGKFAVFKAAVESGATPLVIVAVLSSAVAAFFYVRVIVVMFFSEPDAEGPVVVAGPATAVAVAVGVTATVVLGVIPQPVLDLAGQATTHMFVR; encoded by the coding sequence ATGAGCACCACCAGTCAGGTGAGCGCGGTCCTCGCGCAGGGGGGTGACATCCCCGCGCCGCACATCGAGTACGGGCAGATCGCCCCGCTGCTCCTGGTCCTCGGCGTCGCCGTCGTGGGCGTGCTCGTCGAGGCGTTCGTCGGCCGGAGCGCGCGCTACTACGTGCAGGTGCCGCTCGCGTTCCTCGGCCTCGCGGGCGCGTTCGGCTGGACGATCGCGCTGGCATGGCGCGACAACCCGCACCACGTCGCCGCCGAGGGCGCTCTGGGCGTGGACGGCCCCACGCTGTTCATCCAGGGCACCATCCTGGTGCTGGCCCTGGTCAGCCTCCTGCTCATCGCCGAGCGGGGGGAGGGCAGGGCCGGCGGCCACTTCGCCGCGCAGGCGTCCGCCCTGCCCGGCAGCGAGGCCGAGCAGCGCACCACCGAGGCGGGGTTCACCCAGACCGAGGTGTTCCCGCTGATGATGTTCGCCGTCGGCGGCATGGTGATGTTCCCGGCGGCCAACGACCTGCTCACCATGTTCGTGGCGCTGGAGGTCATGTCGCTGCCGCTGTACCTGCTGTGCGGGCTGGCCCGCCGGCGGCGCCTCCTCTCGCAGGAGGCGGCGGTCAAGTACTTCCTGCTCGGCGCGTTCTCCTCGGCGTTCTTCCTGTACGGGGCGGCGCTGCTGTACGGGTACGCCGGGTCCGTCCGGCTGTCGGACATCTCCGTACAGATCGGCAAGGACGCGGGCAGCGAGACCCTGCTCCTCGCGGGCGTCGCGCTGCTGTCGGTCGGGCTGCTGTTCAAGCTCGGCGGCGTCCCGTTCCACATGTGGAAGCCGGACGTCTACCAGGGCGCTCCCACCCCCATCACGGCGCTGATGGCGTCCTGCACCGTCGTCGCCGCGTTCGGCGGGATCCTGCGCGTCTACTACGTCGCGTTCGAGACGCTGAAGTGGGACTGGCGGCCCCTCATGTGGGGTGTGGCCATTCTCACCATGGTCGCCGGGTCGATCATCGCGATCACGCAGACCGACATCAAGCGGATGCTGGCCTACTCCTCGATCGCGCACGCGGGCTTCCTGCTCATGGGCGTGATCGCCAGCTCGGCGGACGGCCTGTCCAGCACGATGTTCTACCTGGTCGCCTACGGCTTCACCTCGATCGGCGCGTTCGCCGTCGTGACGATGGTGCGGGACGCGGGCGGCGAGGCCGGCCACCTGTCGCGGTGGGCCGGCCTCGGCAAGCGGTCCCCGGTGGTCGCGGGCGTCTTCGCCTTCTTCCTCCTGGGCTTCGCCGGCATTCCGCTGACCAGCGGTTTCACCGGGAAGTTCGCGGTGTTCAAGGCTGCCGTCGAGAGCGGTGCGACACCCCTGGTGATCGTCGCCGTGCTCTCCTCCGCGGTCGCCGCGTTCTTCTACGTCCGTGTGATCGTCGTCATGTTCTTCAGCGAGCCGGACGCCGAGGGCCCGGTCGTGGTGGCCGGCCCGGCGACCGCGGTCGCGGTCGCGGTCGGAGTGACGGCTACTGTGGTACTCGGCGTGATCCCGCAGCCCGTTCTGGACCTCGCGGGGCAGGCCACGACCCACATGTTCGTCCGGTAG
- a CDS encoding prenyltransferase/squalene oxidase repeat-containing protein, which translates to MTVEEVGPEAAEAADPDPDDLRAAAGALVADLVNHPWGRSSPSVYETGRLVSLAPWLTGDSGRIRFLLDTQRPDGGWGPPDPGYALVPTLSATEALLSVLAPEGRRWPAGLSVAEVVRGAGRALRALARRLGGATAADFPDMPAIEHITPALIEAINRHLDRLRDDPVLTAWWTGGRLAPPAGMDGAFIAAARAHLENGGAVPLKVQHALEVAGASARRAGAVRPVPLPAPTRPIRELSVANGPGRFATVGASTAATAAWLGGPDIDRGGDQAARRYLEAAVEQHGGPVPVAVPVTNFERGWVLGWLARAGLAPAVPPELIAQMRASLGENGAPGGTGLPPDADTSSGVLYALSLLGKPHPPDLLWKYETTTHFCSWPGENGRSVTTNAHVLEAFGHYLECGGAGPAGRYAASARKAASWLIGEQLDDGRWEDRWHASPLYATACAALALNEFGGPESAGAVNRSVEWVLREQRSDGSWGRWCGTAEETAYAVHILTLARPSGDAAPDSAARKAVERAVRRGDAHLRAALRSTPGALTGGPGDVDSGKPPLWHDKDLYRPTTIVWAAVLGALHLARRDTSVSAR; encoded by the coding sequence GTGACCGTCGAGGAGGTGGGTCCGGAGGCGGCCGAGGCCGCCGATCCCGACCCCGACGATCTTCGCGCGGCCGCCGGCGCGCTGGTGGCCGATCTCGTGAACCATCCGTGGGGGCGGTCGTCCCCGTCCGTCTACGAGACCGGGCGGCTGGTGAGCCTGGCCCCGTGGCTGACCGGGGACTCCGGGAGGATCCGCTTCCTTCTCGACACGCAGCGGCCCGACGGCGGCTGGGGACCGCCCGATCCGGGATACGCGCTCGTCCCGACCCTGAGCGCGACCGAGGCGCTGCTGTCCGTGCTCGCCCCGGAGGGGCGCCGCTGGCCGGCCGGCCTCTCCGTCGCCGAGGTGGTCCGCGGCGCCGGGCGCGCCCTGCGGGCCCTCGCGCGGCGGCTCGGCGGCGCCACCGCGGCCGACTTCCCGGACATGCCGGCCATCGAGCACATCACCCCGGCCCTCATCGAGGCGATCAACAGGCACCTCGACCGGCTCCGCGACGACCCCGTCCTCACCGCCTGGTGGACGGGCGGACGGCTGGCCCCGCCCGCCGGAATGGACGGGGCGTTCATCGCCGCCGCCAGGGCCCATCTGGAGAACGGCGGCGCCGTGCCGCTGAAGGTCCAGCACGCCCTGGAGGTCGCGGGGGCGTCGGCGCGCCGGGCCGGTGCGGTCCGTCCCGTGCCCCTGCCTGCACCGACACGCCCCATCCGCGAGCTCTCCGTGGCGAACGGACCGGGACGGTTCGCGACCGTCGGCGCCTCCACCGCCGCCACCGCCGCGTGGCTCGGCGGCCCCGACATCGACAGGGGCGGCGACCAGGCGGCGCGGCGCTACCTGGAGGCGGCCGTCGAGCAGCACGGCGGTCCGGTTCCCGTCGCCGTCCCGGTGACCAACTTCGAGCGCGGGTGGGTGCTGGGCTGGCTGGCCCGCGCCGGGCTCGCGCCGGCGGTCCCGCCGGAGCTGATCGCCCAGATGCGGGCGTCGCTCGGTGAGAACGGCGCGCCGGGCGGGACCGGCCTGCCCCCGGACGCCGACACCAGTTCCGGCGTGCTGTACGCGTTGTCGCTTCTCGGCAAACCCCACCCGCCCGACCTGCTCTGGAAGTACGAAACGACCACGCATTTCTGTAGCTGGCCTGGTGAGAACGGCCGGTCCGTCACGACCAACGCGCACGTCCTTGAGGCGTTCGGCCATTACCTGGAGTGCGGCGGCGCGGGACCGGCCGGCCGTTACGCGGCGAGCGCGCGAAAAGCGGCGTCCTGGCTCATCGGCGAGCAGTTGGACGACGGCCGCTGGGAGGACCGGTGGCATGCGTCGCCGCTCTACGCGACCGCTTGTGCAGCCCTGGCCCTGAACGAGTTCGGGGGTCCGGAATCGGCGGGCGCCGTGAATCGGTCCGTCGAGTGGGTGCTGCGGGAGCAGCGTTCGGACGGCTCCTGGGGACGCTGGTGCGGGACCGCCGAGGAAACGGCCTACGCCGTCCACATCCTGACCCTGGCCCGCCCGTCCGGCGATGCCGCACCTGACTCGGCGGCGCGGAAGGCAGTGGAGCGGGCGGTCCGGCGGGGCGACGCCCACCTCAGAGCGGCCCTGCGGAGCACGCCCGGCGCCCTGACCGGCGGTCCGGGGGACGTTGACTCCGGCAAGCCGCCTCTCTGGCACGATAAAGACCTATATCGCCCAACGACGATCGTGTGGGCGGCGGTCCTGGGCGCCCTTCATCTGGCACGGCGTGACACGAGTGTTTCAGCGCGGTGA
- a CDS encoding DUF742 domain-containing protein: MMPPEDPAQEPWADEAVTRPPLSDRFLDEHAGPMVRPYVMTSGRIEPTRGKFDLITLVVAVGAEPEGAIALGPEHLSIIRLCQSVMSVAEITGHLDLPVATVRVMLGDLLDKGFVSLQEPEPEADMHDIRLYKAVIDGLRAL, encoded by the coding sequence ATGATGCCCCCCGAGGATCCAGCCCAGGAGCCCTGGGCGGACGAGGCCGTGACGCGCCCGCCCCTCAGCGACCGGTTCCTGGACGAGCACGCGGGCCCGATGGTGCGGCCGTACGTGATGACCAGCGGCCGCATCGAGCCGACCCGCGGCAAGTTCGACCTCATCACCCTGGTGGTGGCGGTCGGAGCGGAGCCGGAGGGCGCGATCGCCCTCGGACCCGAGCACCTGTCCATCATCCGGCTCTGCCAGTCGGTGATGTCGGTGGCCGAGATCACCGGCCATCTCGACCTCCCCGTGGCGACCGTGCGGGTGATGCTCGGCGACCTGCTCGACAAGGGCTTCGTCTCCCTGCAGGAACCCGAACCGGAGGCGGACATGCACGACATCAGGCTCTACAAGGCGGTGATCGATGGTCTCCGGGCCCTCTAG
- a CDS encoding terpene synthase family protein — MTGADTAPPHPGGAATPDALLDARHDGAVMAQAVKCARDLATCAETYPDLFDAKPIDETLFNAVACANAFGSPWLTASGIRMAARTSLWIFGLDWLVDHVATSRDEVDDINRRCLAVAEGGAPAPGDGLTRFLADIRDEAAGSPAFAALRDDWLAQLRRLLECGARELAWKSGDRAAWPTFDEYLENADNYGSAWVNVSHWIVHADQSVLDHIGELQAASRDVQQVLRLLNDLATYERDVTWGDLNAQMLGVERAQITTRIDEIVARCRDHLRPLRRDCPEAAAYLERQIGFSTGFYELSDYWGSL; from the coding sequence GTGACCGGGGCGGACACGGCGCCTCCGCATCCCGGAGGCGCCGCGACGCCCGACGCCCTCCTGGACGCGCGGCACGACGGAGCCGTCATGGCGCAGGCCGTGAAGTGCGCCCGCGACCTGGCCACGTGCGCCGAGACCTATCCCGACCTGTTCGACGCCAAGCCGATCGACGAGACCCTGTTCAACGCCGTGGCCTGCGCGAACGCGTTCGGGTCGCCGTGGCTCACCGCGTCCGGGATCCGGATGGCGGCACGCACCTCGCTGTGGATCTTCGGCCTGGACTGGCTGGTGGACCACGTCGCGACGTCCCGGGACGAGGTGGACGACATCAACCGGCGCTGCCTCGCCGTCGCGGAGGGGGGCGCGCCGGCGCCGGGGGACGGGCTCACCCGGTTCCTCGCCGACATCCGGGACGAGGCCGCCGGGTCGCCCGCCTTCGCGGCGCTGCGCGACGACTGGCTGGCGCAGCTCCGGCGGCTGCTGGAGTGCGGGGCCCGCGAGCTGGCGTGGAAGTCGGGCGACCGGGCCGCGTGGCCGACATTCGACGAGTACCTGGAAAACGCCGACAACTACGGCTCGGCCTGGGTCAACGTCTCGCACTGGATCGTGCACGCCGACCAGAGCGTCCTCGACCACATCGGCGAACTGCAGGCCGCGAGCCGGGACGTCCAGCAGGTGCTGCGGCTGCTCAACGATCTCGCCACCTACGAGCGGGACGTCACCTGGGGCGACCTGAACGCGCAGATGCTCGGGGTGGAACGTGCCCAGATCACCACGCGGATCGACGAGATCGTGGCGCGCTGCCGCGACCACCTCCGGCCGCTGCGGCGCGACTGCCCCGAGGCGGCGGCCTACCTCGAACGGCAGATCGGCTTCAGTACGGGCTTCTACGAGCTGAGCGACTACTGGGGGTCGCTGTGA
- a CDS encoding polyprenyl synthetase family protein, producing MQETGPFGLPVDAALASDAKERLAAVESLLLDCVRGEDPLLTEASQHLVEAGGKRFRPMLVLLASHFGDPAAPGVVPAAVVVELTHLGTLYHDDVMDEATVRRGQQSANSRWTNTVAILTGDYLFARASDLLADLGPEAVRIQARAFARLVRGQIQETVGPGEDADHLKHYLQVVADKTASLIAVSGQFGALLSGAPAHVVDTVTSACEKIGIAFQLSDDILDIDSETEESGKTPGTDLREGIRTLPMHHVLAGIGSGPDDARLRELLTQDLTDDALHAEALTLLRAHPAMDRARADLRRWAEDARTELLTLPEIPARDAFTNLCDYVVSRTG from the coding sequence ATCCAGGAGACCGGCCCGTTCGGGCTTCCCGTCGACGCCGCGCTCGCGTCCGACGCCAAGGAGCGCCTCGCCGCCGTCGAGTCCCTGCTGCTCGACTGCGTCCGGGGCGAGGACCCGCTGCTGACCGAGGCCTCGCAGCACCTCGTCGAGGCGGGCGGCAAGCGGTTCCGGCCGATGCTGGTGCTGCTGGCCTCCCACTTCGGCGACCCGGCGGCGCCCGGCGTCGTCCCGGCCGCCGTCGTCGTCGAGCTCACCCACCTCGGCACCCTCTACCACGACGACGTCATGGACGAGGCCACCGTCCGCCGCGGCCAGCAGTCCGCCAACTCCCGCTGGACGAACACCGTCGCCATCCTCACCGGCGACTACCTGTTCGCCCGCGCGTCCGACCTGCTCGCCGACCTCGGCCCCGAGGCCGTCCGCATCCAGGCCCGCGCGTTCGCCCGCCTGGTCCGCGGCCAGATCCAGGAGACCGTCGGCCCCGGCGAGGACGCCGACCACCTCAAGCACTACCTCCAGGTCGTCGCCGACAAGACCGCGTCCCTGATCGCCGTCTCCGGCCAGTTCGGCGCCCTGCTCTCGGGCGCCCCCGCCCACGTCGTCGACACGGTCACCTCCGCCTGCGAGAAGATCGGCATCGCCTTCCAGCTGTCCGACGACATCCTCGACATCGACTCCGAGACCGAGGAGTCCGGCAAGACCCCCGGCACCGACCTGCGCGAGGGCATCCGCACCCTCCCCATGCACCACGTCCTCGCCGGCATCGGCTCCGGCCCCGACGACGCCCGCCTCCGCGAGCTCCTCACCCAGGACCTCACCGACGACGCCCTCCACGCCGAGGCCCTCACCCTCCTGCGCGCCCACCCCGCCATGGACCGCGCCCGCGCCGACCTCCGCCGCTGGGCCGAGGACGCCCGCACCGAACTCCTCACCCTCCCCGAGATCCCCGCCCGCGACGCCTTCACCAACCTCTGCGACTATGTAGTGAGCCGTACCGGCTAG
- a CDS encoding cytochrome P450 — translation MSVDVGAVPVQKAKNFPLYRTVAGFVRDPLRQLERISTEGDGRLIRLDLGASHPYLVTHPDHIQQVLRRESDIFQRDGVFWRPLRELMGDSILSEGAEWEHSKRVLQPVFTTRNVNRLTGLMADAINDAVGKLEEPARAGRPIDVLPEMSRIVNETVIKVLFGDKISPVEANKLIPTFDQIATSISVRFLLPFLPRVLPMPGDRAFKDAVQVMDEVLFELVARYRDDPGDGSDIFTALCQARAEDGAPPDDKWIRDNLLAMFATSTETTTLALTWLWPLLHDHPDVLDRLVEEIEGVVGGEPVRPDHLSRLPYVSQVVQELLRLYPVGWMFPRMATAPTILGGVHIEPGDPVLISPFLTHRLGSVWERPLEFDPERFTPENSRERHRYAYFPFGGGPHQCIGRHVFDVEARMILTSLLSRFRPALSDAIPAMPRIGATLRPRESLEMTLTPVGRNA, via the coding sequence ATGTCCGTTGACGTCGGCGCCGTCCCAGTCCAGAAGGCGAAGAACTTCCCCCTCTACCGCACGGTCGCCGGCTTCGTCCGCGACCCGCTTCGCCAGCTGGAACGGATCAGCACGGAGGGGGACGGCCGGCTCATCCGGCTCGACCTCGGTGCTTCCCACCCCTACCTGGTCACCCATCCCGACCACATCCAGCAGGTCCTGCGGCGCGAGTCGGACATCTTCCAGCGGGACGGGGTGTTCTGGCGGCCGCTGCGCGAGCTGATGGGCGACAGCATCCTCTCCGAGGGCGCCGAGTGGGAGCACAGCAAGCGGGTGCTGCAGCCGGTCTTCACCACCCGCAACGTCAACCGGCTCACCGGGCTGATGGCGGATGCGATCAACGACGCCGTCGGGAAGCTGGAGGAGCCCGCCCGCGCGGGACGGCCGATCGACGTGCTGCCGGAGATGAGCCGGATCGTCAACGAGACCGTGATCAAGGTCCTGTTCGGCGACAAGATCTCCCCGGTCGAGGCCAACAAGCTGATCCCGACGTTCGACCAGATCGCGACCTCGATCTCGGTCCGGTTCCTGCTGCCGTTCCTGCCGCGCGTGCTCCCGATGCCGGGCGACCGGGCGTTCAAGGACGCCGTGCAGGTGATGGACGAGGTCCTGTTCGAGCTGGTGGCGCGCTACCGGGACGATCCGGGCGACGGCAGCGACATCTTCACCGCGCTCTGCCAGGCGCGGGCCGAGGACGGCGCGCCGCCGGACGACAAGTGGATCCGCGACAACCTGCTCGCGATGTTCGCGACCAGCACCGAGACCACGACGCTGGCGCTGACCTGGCTGTGGCCGCTGCTGCACGACCACCCGGACGTCCTGGACAGGCTGGTCGAGGAGATCGAGGGCGTGGTGGGCGGCGAACCGGTCCGGCCCGACCATCTTTCGAGGCTGCCGTACGTGTCGCAGGTCGTCCAGGAGCTGCTGCGCCTGTACCCGGTCGGCTGGATGTTCCCGCGCATGGCGACCGCCCCGACGATCCTCGGCGGCGTGCACATCGAGCCGGGCGACCCGGTGCTCATCAGCCCGTTCCTCACGCACCGGCTGGGGTCGGTGTGGGAGCGTCCGCTGGAGTTCGACCCGGAGCGGTTCACGCCGGAGAACTCCCGCGAGCGGCACCGCTACGCCTACTTCCCGTTCGGCGGCGGACCGCACCAGTGCATCGGCCGCCACGTGTTCGACGTCGAGGCGCGGATGATCCTGACGAGCCTGCTGAGCCGGTTCCGCCCGGCGCTTTCCGACGCGATCCCCGCCATGCCGCGCATCGGCGCGACACTGCGGCCGCGGGAGTCGCTGGAGATGACGCTGACCCCGGTCGGGCGGAACGCGTGA